TTGGAAAGACAAAGACTGGTTGATAGAAACATGAATGACAGTTCActtcttctaactttgttttcataCACGTCTCATCTTCAATAGCGGTTATCATCATTTCCAATATCATGATGCTTCACGCATCCATATAATAACTATTAATAtaacatttttcttgtttttcaaaatcATGAATTATGATGAGAGGATTATAGAGAGAATTGAAATTTGAGGATGGTGAATTCAGGGATAATTGAAGATGTGATTATAATTGGAGGGTTAATTGGTGTACAATTTGTTTATGCTGGAAATGCTATGCTCATGAGTTATCTTATGTCCTTGGGTCTTCAATCTTTTACCATTGTCATTTTCACTGCCTTTGCTACATTCATTCTTCTCCTTCCCTTTGTTCTTTATTTTGAAaggtattatttttttattttttattttgttgagaTGACTAATGGGAAagttttgaattttgatgatGATTTTTATTTGGGCATGTTTGTTTCTATTGCAGGAGTAAATGGCCTAAGAGAATTAGTTTCAAGTTGTTTTTAAAGTTTCTTCTTCTTGCTCTTGGAGGGTAAGAAAATTTTACTACTATTATGTGTTTTTAGTTTAATGTTCTTAGTCTTTGAATTTTGTTTTcacttttgatctttttgattaaTTCATTTTGTTAGAAAAGTGGGGGTTtggaaaaaagattttgaatttgtaggATCTTATCTTAGAGTTGCATACCTAATGCAAATGTTGAAGAAGATCACAAGAgactaattttagtttttttatttgggGGCGGATTCATTATCATGGATTTTAGGGAAAACTTTGATCCTTAGAATATCTCACAAATGTTGAAGAACACAAGagattaattttagatttttttttggcgGATTCATTATCATGGATTTTAGAGAAATCTTTCATCCCTAGAATTTCTCACAAATGTTGTAGAGCTCAAAAGactaattttagatttttttttggtgGCAGAATTATTACCATATTTGTGCTAATCTTAGAGAGGCAAAACAAGTTCTGCCCACCAAACATGTTTGATTTGTCTGGATTTTTTTGTAAGACGGGTCAAAGTTTTAGATTCACACCTTTAATATGTCCGTCCCGCCCTATTTATTTGCGGGTGTAGACATTAATAAGGTTTTTACAAGTTTTAGCATTTATGGGTGTAAGACTCGCATGCCCGCCTTTATTTTATTGCAGGGCGGTCAAAGATTTTAGATTCGCACCCTCAACTATGTCATCCTCATTTTGTTTTTTTGCGACATTCATATCTGTTAGCCACCCTAATCGTACCATATTCCTAAGAAGAGGCTTATTTAAATGAAAGGATGGTATTAATTGAAAGAATTTTAGAGTAAAAAAAATCACATGACATTTATGTATGTAGAAGAACACTAGAATCCATGTTGTTAATTTGATCATTGGTATTGATGATCTTATGCAGTGTAACTTTGTTCCAATCTTTATTCCTTAAAGGAATCAATCTAACCTCAGCCGCAATGGGAACAGCCATGCCAAACCTTGCCCCAGGGTTTATCTTCATCATCGCATGGATTTTTCGGTAACACTATTTTCGCAAGACTAATTTCTAACCAATGTAACTAATTTGCAACTAAATTTTACATCTATAATAATACAATGCAGGTTGGAAAAAGTAGACTTAAACTGCACATTTAGTAGAGTAAAAATAATTGGCACATTGCTCTGTGTCTTAGGAGCATTCACAATGAGCTTAATGCAAAGTATCTCAACTCCTATACCAATGGAAAAGTTAAAACTTCAATTAACTCTTCCATCACCACCAATTGTAATGTTTGACAGAGACAAGATCATTGGTTGCCTGTATCTCTTGGTTTCAATCCTCCTTCTCTCAAGCACAGTTGTCTTACAGGTAAAGTTTTTTAGTCTTCAGTCAGTTCAGTCTTCAAATGCAGTCTGACGCAGACTGCATTTAAAGACCGACTGAACAGACTATTTGTTCAAAATGTGTTGTTTATAAAAATTTGTGTTTGTTGCAGGCATTTACGTTAGGAGAATTTCCCGCGCCAATGTCATTGTGTGCAATAACATCATTTTTGGGGGGTGTGATTACGACAGCAGCTCAATTAATTGAATATCATGAAATCAAAACCGGGTATCCATTAGTTAGTGTTGGTGACATGATTGGTTATTCTGTTCTGGTAATTTTCAACTAGtgttaaattttataatattgtgAATTACTAGTACATTGGTTGTTTGATATTAAATGATGGCTGAATTGAAAATTCACAGTCAGGTGCAGTAACTGGAATATGCTTAAGCATCAGTGCTTGGGCACTTGAGAAGAGAGGGCCAGTTTTGGTATCCATGTTCAGTCCTGTTGGCACTGTTTGCTCTGTCATTTTCTCTATTGTTACTTTAGGAGATAGTACCGTTAATATTGGAAGGTACTTTCATATCATTCCAAACTATTTTTTTACTTTGACACGGACACACCGACATAtatgtaataatttgaaaaataaataaatttaatataatcacATCACGTGTCGATTTTGCGTTGGTGTCAAACACTGACACATCATTGCTCAGAGATCTCGATGCTACACAGTTAACTTAAAAATGCTTGATTTGCATTGCAGCATAGCAGGGATGTTCCTCATGTTCACTGGACTCTACTTTGTGCTTTGGGCCAAAGGGAAAGAGGATTGTATAGAGATTGAGTTTGATGCAGAGAAGCCTCtcttaagttgatttcttttttcaaaattaatGTCAAAACAATATTGTGTAAATTATGTGTATGTTTTGACAAGTTAGTGTGTAATTGTTAACTATAGGTTTTGAGATAGAGTAATGTATTATAtaggagaggtatttttttaggCAAGGAGATTAATTAGTTATGAACTGTAGGTTTTGGGATAGAGTGATGTATTATATCCTCATAATTAAGAGGGCATGATGAAAACAAAACAAGTGGATCATTTGAGGGTGAGAAGAAGGAATAGTTGAGATAGAAAATTGAActcaagaaaaaataattatgaagaaaaaatgtATAATATTTTAATCTTATTCTTCTTATATACTATCTTTCTGAAGAACAATATTGATAACTTTTCCGGTGCGGGTCGGGAGAGGTCGCAGTGTATAAATGTTTTTCTGTTAAATTGTGGATCCTTTTCCATTCATCTGAAGTGCCCTTTTATAGTTTCTTCAAGGATCAAGGAACATTATGGAGACCATCAAGTGTCTTAATGGCCCATCAAAGGTACTCCCTTGTATGGGAATGAGTATCAATGCCATTGAAGACCATGAAGTGCCTTGATGGCTTATCAAAGATATGGTCCCTTGTTTAGGAATGAGTGTCAATGTGCCTTGATGGCTTATCAAAGACATGGCCCCTTGTTTAGGAATGAGTATCAATGTCATTGAAGACCTTGTTGTTGTCCTTGCTAACTACCTGACTTTTAAGTCTCCGGTTCCCATCCGGGGTGAGACCTCGGACGGGTCGAGGTATCATGTTTTAGGAAAATCTCGGGTCAGTATCTGGAAAATGATGTTCGGAGGATCCTGGTTTGTCCTAGATCTCGGTAGGCAGGTCCCTTCCCGACTTCTGAAATTCGGGATGTACTTAGTCCCCAAAGTGTGAAGCCCTTTAGGGGCGATGCGCTTAAGTTCTTGTTACTTTTTTCTCGGAAGGTTGAGATGGTTCCAATTCCGAGCAGGAGAAGGTCTTATTCCAGTTTCTTGAATTCGGGATGTACATAGTCTCCCAAGCATGAGGCCCTTTAGGGGCGATGCGCTTAAGTGCTTGTTACTCTTCTTCTTGGAAGGGTTAGGGCAAGAGGAAGGAGAAGAAGAGCTTAGAAATCAAAGGTTCTTTTATCTTTGCTAGAAAACCACATAAGGAGAAGATGTGCTTCTCTAATGGGTGCTAAAGCATGCGGGGTAGATTGCGGAATCCTTAGGTTTTGTTtgtgagtttggaggggaggagaGGGGAAGACTTACGAaaatgaaattttcaaaaaatatagaaaaatatttgatattttttgaaaaaatgattttgtttagaatgataaaagagtcattatcattactatatttttaattttcataatactataacaacctaaaagatatttgggaaatttatgtaagccctcaaAAACTcttcttcaatacaatttttgagttcccacaatttatggtgtttttggtgttatgaataaaatcaatttcGTGTGTCTTGTATGTGTGTAATTTTCTATTTTGATGGTTGAACCCATATTCACCATTGTTGCAATTTCGAAGGTTTTAGGCACAACCTTAAATTAGTGATTTGATGATCTAAtggtgttaaaattgtgaattaactcGAGATAATTAGAGTATTGCATAGATTGTAATTTTTTAAACATCTGGATTTTTACGGAATCGAAATTGAAGGTTTGGAAGGCCTACAACAATTAAAATCACGGAATATTATGGAAACCATCAAATATCTTGATGACTCATCAAAGGTAAACTCATTTGTTTGAGAATGAGTATCAATGCCATTTAAGACCATCAAGTTCCTTGATGGCTCATCAAAGACATGTTCCTTTGTCTGTGAATGAGTATCAATGCCATTCAAGACCTTGTCGTTGTCTTTGCTGATTATCCGACCTTTAAGTCTCCGGTTTCCATCCGAGGTGAGACCTCAGACAAGTTGAGGTATGGTGTTTTAGGAAAACCTCGGGTCAGTGTCTGGAAAGTGATATTTGGAGGATCCCAGTTTGTACTAGATCTTGGTAGGCAGGTCCTTTCCCGACTTCTAAAATCTAAAATGTACATAGTCCCCCAAGTGTGAGGCCCCTTACTCTTCTTCTCGActtgaaaattatattttgataGGTTTTCCGTCCAATCTTCTCATTTCTCTAATTGACTGGAGAACCTTATCCTCTACCTGAGCCAATAGTATTTGAGAGTCATTGACCGAATTCTTGAAGCATAGTGTTCTTGGTGCCTTTCTGAAAGATTTTGTTGTTATTGACTATTGTTTTTGGTGTCGAAATCTAGCTTGGTCACTTTCTGATGTGGTAGTGTTGGTTTGTTTATTTGATCTAGTGGGTTGTATGTTTGTTTTGTTGGTTTTGTCAGTTTGATTTAGCTGTCTTAGTTATTATAGTTAGTTATAGATAgttattaattagttaattttttaCAAGTTACTTAAAATTTGTTAGTTGATCGTCATTACCAAAAGTGTATTATGTATTTATTGTACTGATCATCTTTTCATTGAATTAATACAAAACAATtcaattatctcttttatttttttagtttaaccATGTTTTTCAACAGTTTTccacaatgttttaaaaatcagaccgaTTATCAAATCGGTGAGGGTAATGAGTCACTGATTTATTTGTCGAACCACTAGGTAACTAGTTAAATCACATGACTAGACCTGTTTAAATCAGATAGCTCGGTTGAATAAACCAGTCtctataacaaaactatatagttATTAAACAGATTGAAACAGACGATCCAGTCTCTAAAAAATcataatttcaaaaattcattctttaaaTAAAAATTCTATATACAgtcatcacacataacaaaatagtacaaaatacaaatccaaataaattttgaacaaagtctaattgcaataTAAATTGAATACCAAAATAACTCTAGTGTCTAATAAATTAAATTCTAATGagtaaaaattatttcaaataagttttaaacaaaatctaattatattttatttttaaaaaaaaaatcatcaaaatgtTGTTTTATCGGAAAAAAAGCAAGCATTTAAACCTCTAATTTTCTAAAATCGCTAATTCGTTGGTTTTTATCAGTTTTGATCGATTTTGACTGATTCAATAGCTTATCTGATCCAACAATCAGATCAGATCGATGATCCCACCAGTTTCTAGTTCAACCGACTAAAtatgatttgatttttaaaataccgatttttctttattttttttttttttttagtttataaaaatatatatacttaAGTCACTGTTGGAAAGCTCATAAACAGTTCCTAAGTCTAATCTCAAGAATCAAATAGATGAAATGACAATGCTTTATGACCCTATTTAGTGAATGTTGAATTGACTTATTAACCATAAATAATGTAAATTAATATGGCAACCATAATTTAGCAGCATTGGCTTTGAAGTGCTGCCTAACATTCAAATACCTACCCTCCTTGTCATTAATTACTTCAAACCCACCAATTAATCACCAACAATTCGTTCACCGGTCTTAGAAATATCATGTATATTTTGGTACAATTGTTGAATTTTATCACATGTACCACTTCATGCAAATTGACTCAACATTTATTATAATTAGATATCTCAATGCAATTGTAAAGATTAATTCTTCAAATAAATGGACTATAATAAATGAAAAAACTCGGACTCAGAAAATTTAACACTATTATGTTCAGGGTTAGATCAAACACCGAACCTCTAATTAAGTTAGAAGAAATATTTACGATTTCACTGAGTGCTCTTGGTTAACATTTATAGtatacttatttttttaattatatttaccgATATTTTTCAAGCAACAAGTTTAacctattaattaattaattaattttaatttaaattcaagTAACAAGTTTAAGTGGAGGTCCAACTATCATTTTCCAGTCACGATCTTGGAAGACTGGTGAAAATTGTGGAATGCTAAAGTCACAATGATTTTCAATTGCTTGCTTCTTCCTTTTGTAATGGGAGACTATTAGTTTTCTAGTCAAAAGTTTGTTTTTCTAAAGATTTAAcattttgttattgttgttgcatttTGGGCTGTGTTTTGTAGGTAGAATCCTTTTATATAGGTTGGTTGCAGTTCCACCAGACAAGGAGAGCAAAAGGGATCGACCTGTCTTGTATTGTAGGCCATTTTATATTATCTTGACACATGATTCTTAAATATATCAATGCTTAAAAAAGtagaaacaccaaataaaattagAGGAAATATTGCCCCCAATTGAAGTGTCTTTAAATTTAGTTAGAGATATTATAGACAAAACATTAAGTATATCTTGAGATTATGTAATAAAATTTCATAAAGAGGATCTTTAATTTTCATATGTTATCTTATTGTCTCATACTATAAATTTTCTCTTTACTAGACATGATATGAAATATTTTCTTTAGAAATGGGTAAGAGGGTATACTTTGAACTTATGAAGTATTATATAGAACATTTACAAGTTCAACATTATATGATGATATGAGTTTGACCATTTCAAAAAAGTTACCCATATTATTtgatcttattattttgcttggcATTGATAATTCTTTGTATTTAAAATCATTTTCTAGTAAATACGCCGGCTCCAAGATGTCCACTTGAAATTTTTACTAATTAagtaacaaaataaacaataaacaataaacaacatCATTAATCGAGAGTACTCTAGTCATGAAGGAAACATTTTGAACCAATATACTTGAATTTATCTTTGATGCTTATCTCCATTGAAGGGATACTTTTTAACTCGGCAATGATAATGATCCCAATTAGGTACACTTTGATTCACTAgatattttcaaattaatttagATACACTTTGTTGGATCACATTCTCAACAACTGATATCAAATTAATCCATAGTGACTTTTTGAAGGTTTCTCATAtggtttattatattaaatatcttaTGTTTAACCATTTTACCACTCCTCATAAAACTATCAaatgaattaataatattaaacaaCTTTAACTTAATACAAAAATCACAAATTAAGTGCCAATTTcctaatttttttaatgtaaaaaatATGAATTTTGTTGTGAAATTGAAATGATTCCAATGTCAAACAAATCAAGAATAATGATGTTGGAGACAAAAAACAATGTCAGATAAAATAAATGACCTTAAGAAAAAAAGTAATTTTCCAAACAATGTAAGTAAATcccaagaaggagaagaaagtaaAATATGAGTACACATCAAACCGATCTACTATGAGAAAGAGTGAGAAGTTCTCTGATCTCCTATAATTCAAGAGTTTATTATAAGAGATTACaatatgagttacaagaaaataactCTCCAAGTTCATAAAAATATCCCTTATTTTTTACCAAATTATTTTCCAATCTTTCCTCCACTCAATATAATCATACTCTAAGTTTCTTGGTTTTATGATTGGcattaattttgctaaaacatggttcacaACTAGATATTGTGACAGATGTCTTGACATATTGGTAAGACATCTCAGAAGATAGCTGTTCTGACAGATGTTGTAACATGTTATACCAGAACATCACTATAGTTCAGGTTTTTAAATCTTGGAAGATTTGTTTAAAATATGAGATCTGAATGATTTTAGGTCTCATATGGTCGCAACCAAGGAAAGATATTTTAGGAACATTACACATTTTATTTGGTTTCATAAAAAGGATCCTGGAGACTTTTTAGGAAACTTTGTagatttgttcctatttttgtGGAGAAGACTTTATAGAATATTTACAACTAGAAGATTGAATTTACGTGAAGAGTCAAAGCCTATTCTGCAAAACCCTATTTATAAGGACTTTCAAGACCTAAAAACACTTAGAGAAGCCGTGTGCATGAGATAAAGGTTTAGGATTTTAGTGTGTTCTTTGTTCATTGTGATCCACTCAATTATCTCTTTGATAATCAGAGTTGGACTGATTTTTATTGTTCATTGTCAATCACTCATGAGGTGTTAAGCAAGAGTCGATTGTGTGTCAAGTTTTCTATTGTTTATCAGTCAAAAGCTTTTAAGAAGAACTAATTTTGTCTTGGAAGAATGTGTTTTATCTTTCGGTTATTACTGAAAGTTTATTAATGGTTTGTGATTGGTAGGAAGTGAGAGGGGGTTCTTATATCTAGGAGTGTCCTAGGTAGAAATTGCATTGATATTGATTAGGTGGGAAACTTGTAAACAAGTGTTGTTTAGGGTTTCAAAATAATACTTTTATAGTGGATTTCATTCATgccttggtagcccccagatgtagatAATGTTGCaccaaactgggtaaacaatcattggtgttATTTTTCTTTCAATAATCTATCTCATCTGCATAATTGTTCTTATTACTATTACTAATTTGATCCCAGTGTCGTATCACCTGGTTCGACATCTGGTATCTGTATgctagaatttcaattggcatcagaacaAACACCCTGTTTTATTTTGGGTGAGCTCCAgggaagatattttctggtacCATGGATAAAGAAATAGGTTTCAACAACAGACCATCACTCTTAGATGGCACCAATTATGACTATTGGAAGACACATATGGTAGCATTCCTAAAATCTATGGATAGATAAACTTGGAAAGCTGTCTTAAAAGGTTGGAACCATCCTGTTGTAAAGGACAAAGATGAGAATGAAACTTTAAAACCAGAAGACGACTAGtctaaagaagaagatgatcttgCACTTGGAAACTCCAAAGCTTTGAATTCATTATTCAATGGTGTTGACAAATATATGTTCATGTTGATAAATACCTATACTATGGATAAATATGCATGGGAAATTCTCAAAACTACTCATGAAGGGACTTCAAAAGTTAAAATGTCAGGACTTCATCTTCTCACTACTCAATTTGAGAATCTCAGGATGAAGGATGATGAATTCATTCATGACTTCCACATGAGCATTCTTGATATAGCCAACTCTACCAATGTCTTTGGAGAGAAAATGTCAGAAGAAAAGACGGTTAGAAAAATTCTCAGGtctctacctaagagatttgacatgaaggtgacAACCATAAAAGAAGtccaagacatcagcaacatgagagTGGATGAACTTGTTGGGTCTCTTCAAACATTTGAATTGGCTATTAGTGacaaatttgaaaagaaaaacaagaGCATAGATTTTGTCTCCAACACTGAAGATGAAAAGGGTCAATGTGACCTTGATAATGAGGAAGACATGTCAAATGCCATTATGTTACTTGTGAGGCAATTTAACAAGGTGCTGAAGAGAATAGACAGAAggccaagacctaatgtcaagaacatctcaccTAACATTAGAAAGAACTATGATTTTTAGAGAAGAAACAAAACTAAAGAGAAGTCAAATCAAGGTATAGGTATTATGTGTTTTGAATGTGAAGGCTTTGGTCATATTAATTTTGAATGTCCCACCTTTCTCAAGAAACAAAATAGGCATTTTTCTGTGTCCTGGTCTGATGATGATGAGTCAGATGATGAAATTAATGTTGAGACTGCTAAGCATGTGACTGCTCTCACTAGCAGATGGAGATATGAAGTAGAATCTTGTGATGAGAATGACCTTTATGTATATTTGGATGTGTCTTACAAGGAGCCATGTGTCAAGTGTGATGAAAGTGTAAGAACAATATTGGTTATGCATCTGGCAttgggttttgatgataactttacatgATATCTTAGAGAATAATTGTATACTCGAATGGTTTCTGTCTAGTGTGTAGATTTTGCTAAACAGGTTCTGACTCTGGTAAGAAGGTGTGTGACGTCACCAGGTTCTGAACTCAACACTCTGGAACAATATCTTTGGTGTGTTATAGAGTTAAGTCAAGATTATAGAATGCTTCTTATGCAACAGTTCTAAGGAACGTTGGTACAAGAGCTTCTAATCACGACTTTACAAGGAAGCTTTGGAGGCCTTCTAAAGCTTTGCTTATGTTGTTCCAAGTTTTGAATatgctgaagacaaggttctactGAACGAGTTCTGAAGATATGAAGACATTACTTCTGAAGTCCAAGggctgaagactctaaagacaatGTTATGCTAAATAAGTTTTTGAAGTCTCCAAAGACTTAGGTTAAGAAGACTCAAGTTCTGAGCCTTctacaacatgcttcaatcaaTATAAATCAGAAGTCTCTAAAGAAATAGAAGATAAAGAACAAGACCGACTTGTGTGAGATGGTGAGTATAAGAGTACAAAGTACATTATGACCTCTACTTTAATAGGGTTTCGTAAGGACATACCTTTTGTACTTGTTGTCTACCATTCCCACCATGACCGTTGGGTACAAAATAACTAGTTTTATGTTTCCTATTCTTCCTTCCAATGAATCTCTTTCTCATCTATAAAAGGAGGACTTGAAATAATTTGAAATCAACGAATCAGTTCTACAAAATTACACTAAAGCGCTGCACAAGCTCTTTTGAGATattctttgtatagtttttttttagcaaggagattttgttcatatcttgctatcaacacttttgtgtttctatacttaaacattgtgtaatctGCTTGTTAGAAGCATATCTGTATACACATATTTGTAATCAACAGTTGTTGATAgattccttgagagactaggtgtagtcaggattctgaagaagactttGGTTGTGGTCATTGTGGAATGGCAATAAGGATTGATTGACTTGTTGGGGTTTTTAACAAGGTTGATCGGACTTATTGTGGTTGTTTGCAGGTTGACAATAAGGATTGATAGACTTGTTGAGGTTGTCATCAAGGTTGATCAGACTTATTGTGGTTATTTGTGGCTTGGAAATAAGGATCAACGAACTTGTTGGAGTTGTCAACAAGGTTGATCATACTTATTGTGGTTGTCTATAATCAGTTGATTATAGTAAATTAAGTCCTCGTGGATAAGACAAATCACCTTgcggggtggactggagtaacttAGTTAACACTGAACCGGgataaaaaataattgtgttcatttatttttatccACTTGTTATCTTTGTGTTTGAGTTACAAAACGTTTATATTTGATGCAACCCAATTCAAActcccatttcttgtgtttctcgcaacttcaattggcattagagcttCGGTTCTGGTATTGATTattatcaaacacttaaccgtgtcagataAATATCCAGACGGGTTTTAGAAAGATTGTGGTTGATCCTACACCACCTGCTCCAGCTTCAAATGATAAAGATAACTACAATATTAAACCTCCCATTTTCGATGGTGAAaaatttgaatattggaaagacagACTAGAAATTTTCTTTCTAGGTCATGATGTTAATCGATGGGATATGGTAGTTGATGGCTACAAACATCCCACATATTCTAACAGAAAGAAGCTTGAAAGGAAAGCAATGACTGATCAACAAAAAAATGATTATAAGAGTCATCATAAAGCAAGAACCATCTTGTTGAATGTTATTTCTTATACTGAGTATGGGAAGATCACAAATAGAGACTCAACTAAGTCTATGTTTGACTATCTCAAAATGACTCATAAATAAAATGATTAAGTCAAGGAGAACAAGGCTCTGGCCTTGATtcaaaagtatgaagccttcaagatggaggatgatgaatcagTTGAGActatgttctcaaggtttcaaaccTTACTTGCAGGACTGAGATTTCTGAATAAAGGATACTCTACGTCAAATCACGTGAACAAGATTATCATAAGCTCATCATCCAAATGGAGGCCTATGGTAACTGCACTCAAGCTTGCAAAGGATCTGAACAACACTTCTCTAGAAGAACTGATGAGTTCTATGAGAAGTCATGGGATTGAGTTAGAACATGATGAACCTCAGAAAAGAGGAAAATCTGTTGCGCTGAAGTTTATCAGAAATTCTAAGAAGTCCAAAGCTCTTCAAGCTGAAGAGATTGAGGATtcagaagaagattctgatgaaGTTGAAGATGAGTTTTCTATGGTGTCCAGAAGGGTTAACCGTCTCTAGAAGAGAAATCAAAGCAACAGATTCAAAAGTACTAGAAGGAGTGATGGTCACTTCAAGTTTAATTCTGGTCAAAGGAGGTATAGTGGCATATAAATCACTTGTTATGAGTGCAACTAGCCaggacactacaagaacgaatgtaGTGAACTTCAGAAGGACAAGCCTAAGAAGAAAGCTTtcaaaagcaagaagaaagggctgATGGTAACTTGAG
This portion of the Vicia villosa cultivar HV-30 ecotype Madison, WI unplaced genomic scaffold, Vvil1.0 ctg.000756F_1_1, whole genome shotgun sequence genome encodes:
- the LOC131630980 gene encoding WAT1-related protein At5g47470-like, with product MVNSGIIEDVIIIGGLIGVQFVYAGNAMLMSYLMSLGLQSFTIVIFTAFATFILLLPFVLYFERSKWPKRISFKLFLKFLLLALGGVTLFQSLFLKGINLTSAAMGTAMPNLAPGFIFIIAWIFRLEKVDLNCTFSRVKIIGTLLCVLGAFTMSLMQSISTPIPMEKLKLQLTLPSPPIVMFDRDKIIGCLYLLVSILLLSSTVVLQAFTLGEFPAPMSLCAITSFLGGVITTAAQLIEYHEIKTGYPLVSVGDMIGYSVLSGAVTGICLSISAWALEKRGPVLVSMFSPVGTVCSVIFSIVTLGDSTVNIGSIAGMFLMFTGLYFVLWAKGKEDCIEIEFDAEKPLLS